A stretch of DNA from Rhodothermales bacterium:
CGTTTTTGATCGCGGTGGCATGGGAATGAAGGCACTCGTGCGAGCCATGTAGTCGGCGTATCCCGGCTTGCTTGATTCCAGGTGCCGGTCCAGCATGGCGACGCCGGATACGCGGATCACCAGCCAGATCATCAGGGCCGGGGCGAACAGCAGCATCCATCCCCCGGGCAGATTGATGCTCCAGAAAGCCACGCCGAGCCAGATCACGCATTCACCGAAGTAGTTGGGGTGGCGACTGTATCGCCACAGGCCCGTGTCCAGCACTCCGCTGCGTTCAGGGTCGCTCTTGAACGACGCCAGCTGCCGGTCAGCCACGGCCTCGATGCCCAGGCCGGTCACGAAAATCAGCGCACCGACCAGGTCGAGTCCCGTCAGGACCGTCGGCATCTGCCACGTGACCGCGGCCTGCAGAGGCAGCGATACGGTCCACAGGATGCCCCCCTGGAGCAGGAATACCTTGAAATAGCTCCACCACCACCACTTCGCTCCAGACTCCCGCCGCCACTTGTTGTAGCGCGCGTCTTCCGGTTCGCCCAGATTG
This window harbors:
- a CDS encoding DUF1295 domain-containing protein, which codes for MPLYLEPALWSLAAAWLYVTLVWLLSLRLKDSGIMDIFWGPGFVLAVGLAAWLQPGVEARIWLVLVPLGVWAMRLAAHIGRRNLGEPEDARYNKWRRESGAKWWWWSYFKVFLLQGGILWTVSLPLQAAVTWQMPTVLTGLDLVGALIFVTGLGIEAVADRQLASFKSDPERSGVLDTGLWRYSRHPNYFGECVIWLGVAFWSINLPGGWMLLFAPALMIWLVIRVSGVAMLDRHLESSKPGYADYMARTSAFIPMPPRSKTGRD